Within the Acidobacteriota bacterium genome, the region CATTGACGAGGCTGTCGGCGCGAACCGCGCCAATCTGGAACGAGACCAGCGCAGGGCCACTGGTCGCCACATCGGCCAGCAGACGTCCCTGGAACATCGGCCGCGCCGCAATCAGCGCGCCGTCCTGCCATCGCACCGCGACACAATCAGTCACGAGCGCCACTCCCAGCTTCACGGCCAGCGCCGGTGCGAAGTCGCGCGTCAGGTACGTGTGGGGCAGAAACACATGGTCGGGCTTCTCGTTCTCGATCACCTGCGCGAGGGCCGCCACGTAGCCGTCGAGCGTGTAGGCCTCGAGGGCCGCGGCCTGCACGCACAGGACTTCGGCCACCTGGGCGGCGGCCAGCACCACTGCCGCCGCCGACACGTCCGCGCCTGGCACAGCGACCTTCACCGGGCTGCCAGTCTGCTGGGCCGCCGCGATGGTCTCCAGGCTGATGCGATTGAGCGTTCCACCCTGCTGTTCCGCGATAACGAGGATCATGTAATCACCCGAGCTTCGTCGCGAAGCCGTCGGACAAGTTCCTTGGCCGCCTCGGCGGCTGAGCCGCCGATCATCTCCGTGTGCTTCTTCTTTTCCGGCACATACAGGCTGACGATCCGCTGTCGGGAGGCGACAGGCCCGGCCGGGGACACTTTGCGGATCTCCTTCTTCTTGGCGGCCA harbors:
- a CDS encoding electron transfer flavoprotein subunit alpha/FixB family protein, producing MILVIAEQQGGTLNRISLETIAAAQQTGSPVKVAVPGADVSAAAVVLAAAQVAEVLCVQAAALEAYTLDGYVAALAQVIENEKPDHVFLPHTYLTRDFAPALAVKLGVALVTDCVAVRWQDGALIAARPMFQGRLLADVATSGPALVSFQIGAVRADSLVNGDTPAPVRTVTVTIDSAAIRQKPEAPFREARQAVDLSQAERIVSVGRGIKEQDKIELARQLAAAMGAELGASRPICDAGWLPMDRQVGSSGQTVAPKLYLALGISGAIQHLVGMKGARTIVAINKDPEAPIFEVADYGIVGDLFDVVPAMLKELQG